A single Megachile rotundata isolate GNS110a chromosome 9, iyMegRotu1, whole genome shotgun sequence DNA region contains:
- the Diap2 gene encoding death-associated inhibitor of apoptosis 2 isoform X2, whose amino-acid sequence MNVEENRLRTFTDWPTNAAVDAARIAKAGFYYSGRGLEVQCFLCGVKISDWNYGDQAMVRHRLAEPSCPFVQNPTNTCNVPLVPISANNSGLASSSADALQDNNINELQSVNFNRSSKPQKQYKTMSQRLQTFNNWPISSIISPEKLAKAGFYYLQREDMVECVYCGGILQKWELGDDPDKEHIINFPKCDFYMHQDEDDQLGISLIRELGIQTHTAPKKPNHATYEGRLSTFIGWPENLKQTPEMLSSAGFYYDGFGDHVRCFHCDGGLRDWETTDDAWTEHAKWFPKCEFVNLVRGQEFIKQCINSRPPLDPSIFEGVAENDGTDTDITETPPASLPTVLPTTSEITEAALERLLDSPPATAALEVGLHVGRVKRAIKRRMEEVGTPYTNSDQLIEDVLRGQVMEDDTRLQTPDSPSSELTTLLNLVLREQTNNALKQCNNIQRNDNHQENKDKSDLYPYKTENSKLGDDNELDKKANVKSKETASLEEENRRLKEARLCKICMDREVAIVFLPCGHLATCVYCAPTLTYCPMCRQEIRATVRTFLS is encoded by the exons atgaatGTTGAAGAAAATAGATTAAGAACTTTTACCGATTGGCCCACTAATGCTGCAGTTGATGCTGCTCGAATAGCAAAAGCAGGATTTTATTATAGTGGACGTGGATTAGAAGTGCAATGTTTTTTGTGTGGAGTAAAAATTTCTGATTGGAATTATGGTGATCAAGCAATGGTCCGTCACCGATTAGCTGAACCTAGTTGTCCTTTTGTTCAAAATCCTACTAATACTTGCAATGTTCCATTGGTACCAATATCTGCTAATAATTCTGGATTAGCATCATCATCAGCAGATGCACTAcaagataataatataaatgaactACAATCTGTAAATTTCAATCGGAGCAGTAAACCACAAAAGCAATATAAGACTATGTCACAAAGATTACAAACTTTTAATAATTGGCCAATTTCCTCTATTATATCACCAGAAAAACTTGCTAAAGCTGGATTTTATTACCTTCAACGTGAAGATATG GTTGAATGTGTATACTGTGGAggtattttacaaaaatgggaACTTGGCGATGATCCGGATAAAgaacatataataaattttcctaaATGTGATTTCTATATGCATCAAGATGAAGATg ATCAATTAGGAATATCCctaattagggaattagggatacaAACACATACAGCTCCTAAAAAACCAAATCATGCTACCTATGAAGGAAGATTAAGTACTTTTATTGGGTGGCCAGAAAATCTTAAACAAACACCTGAAATGTTATCTAGTGCAGGATTCTACTATGATG gatttggggatcatgTTAGATGTTTCCATTGTGATGGTGGTTTGCGAGATTGGGAAACTACAGATGATGCATGGACTGAACATGCAAAATGGTTTCCTaaatgtgaatttgtaaatcttgtGAGGGGTCAAGAATTTATCAAGCAATGCATTAATAGTAGACCACCTTTAGATCCATca ATTTTTGAAGGTGTGGCAGAAAATGATGGTACAGATACTGATATAACTGAAACCCCACCTGCTTCGTTACCAACAGTTTTACCAACTACATCAGAAATTACAGAAGCAGCATTGGAAAGATTATTAGATAGCCCACCAGCAACA gcaGCTCTAGAAGTTGGATTACATGTAGGCAGAGTAAAAAGAGCTATAAAAAGACGAATGGAAGAAGTTGGAACTCCATACACAAATTCTGATCAACTTATAGAAGATGTGCTTCGTGGCCAAGTTATGGAAGATGATACTAG ATTACAAACACCTGATTCGCCTTCTTCGGAATTAACTACTTTATTAAATCTCGTATTAAGGGAGCAAACAAATAATGCTTTGAAACAGTGTAATAATATTCAAAGAAATGATAACCATCAAGAAAACAAAGATAAATCTGATTTATACCCGTATAAAACAGAAAATAGTAAATTAGGCGACGATAATGAACTTGACAAAAAGGCAAATGTTAAGTCGAAAGAAACTG CATCTTTAGAAGAGGAAAATAGAAGATTAAAAGAAGCTCGTTTGTGTAAAATATGTATGGATCGGGAGGTAGCTATTGTATTTTTGCCATGTGGACATTTAGCAACTTGTGTTTATTGTGCTCCAACGCTTACTTACTGTCCAATGTGTCGACAAGAAATTCGAGCTACCGTTCGTACATTTTTATCATAA
- the Diap2 gene encoding death-associated inhibitor of apoptosis 2 isoform X1: MNVEENRLRTFTDWPTNAAVDAARIAKAGFYYSGRGLEVQCFLCGVKISDWNYGDQAMVRHRLAEPSCPFVQNPTNTCNVPLVPISANNSGLASSSADALQDNNINELQSVNFNRSSKPQKQYKTMSQRLQTFNNWPISSIISPEKLAKAGFYYLQREDMVECVYCGGILQKWELGDDPDKEHIINFPKCDFYMHQDEDGIYSNINLFLFTHNHYFNQACFLLDQLGISLIRELGIQTHTAPKKPNHATYEGRLSTFIGWPENLKQTPEMLSSAGFYYDGFGDHVRCFHCDGGLRDWETTDDAWTEHAKWFPKCEFVNLVRGQEFIKQCINSRPPLDPSIFEGVAENDGTDTDITETPPASLPTVLPTTSEITEAALERLLDSPPATAALEVGLHVGRVKRAIKRRMEEVGTPYTNSDQLIEDVLRGQVMEDDTRLQTPDSPSSELTTLLNLVLREQTNNALKQCNNIQRNDNHQENKDKSDLYPYKTENSKLGDDNELDKKANVKSKETASLEEENRRLKEARLCKICMDREVAIVFLPCGHLATCVYCAPTLTYCPMCRQEIRATVRTFLS, encoded by the exons atgaatGTTGAAGAAAATAGATTAAGAACTTTTACCGATTGGCCCACTAATGCTGCAGTTGATGCTGCTCGAATAGCAAAAGCAGGATTTTATTATAGTGGACGTGGATTAGAAGTGCAATGTTTTTTGTGTGGAGTAAAAATTTCTGATTGGAATTATGGTGATCAAGCAATGGTCCGTCACCGATTAGCTGAACCTAGTTGTCCTTTTGTTCAAAATCCTACTAATACTTGCAATGTTCCATTGGTACCAATATCTGCTAATAATTCTGGATTAGCATCATCATCAGCAGATGCACTAcaagataataatataaatgaactACAATCTGTAAATTTCAATCGGAGCAGTAAACCACAAAAGCAATATAAGACTATGTCACAAAGATTACAAACTTTTAATAATTGGCCAATTTCCTCTATTATATCACCAGAAAAACTTGCTAAAGCTGGATTTTATTACCTTCAACGTGAAGATATG GTTGAATGTGTATACTGTGGAggtattttacaaaaatgggaACTTGGCGATGATCCGGATAAAgaacatataataaattttcctaaATGTGATTTCTATATGCATCAAGATGAAGATggtatttattcaaatataaactTGTTTCTTTTTACTCACAACCATTACTTTAATCAAGCTTGTTTCTTATTAGATCAATTAGGAATATCCctaattagggaattagggatacaAACACATACAGCTCCTAAAAAACCAAATCATGCTACCTATGAAGGAAGATTAAGTACTTTTATTGGGTGGCCAGAAAATCTTAAACAAACACCTGAAATGTTATCTAGTGCAGGATTCTACTATGATG gatttggggatcatgTTAGATGTTTCCATTGTGATGGTGGTTTGCGAGATTGGGAAACTACAGATGATGCATGGACTGAACATGCAAAATGGTTTCCTaaatgtgaatttgtaaatcttgtGAGGGGTCAAGAATTTATCAAGCAATGCATTAATAGTAGACCACCTTTAGATCCATca ATTTTTGAAGGTGTGGCAGAAAATGATGGTACAGATACTGATATAACTGAAACCCCACCTGCTTCGTTACCAACAGTTTTACCAACTACATCAGAAATTACAGAAGCAGCATTGGAAAGATTATTAGATAGCCCACCAGCAACA gcaGCTCTAGAAGTTGGATTACATGTAGGCAGAGTAAAAAGAGCTATAAAAAGACGAATGGAAGAAGTTGGAACTCCATACACAAATTCTGATCAACTTATAGAAGATGTGCTTCGTGGCCAAGTTATGGAAGATGATACTAG ATTACAAACACCTGATTCGCCTTCTTCGGAATTAACTACTTTATTAAATCTCGTATTAAGGGAGCAAACAAATAATGCTTTGAAACAGTGTAATAATATTCAAAGAAATGATAACCATCAAGAAAACAAAGATAAATCTGATTTATACCCGTATAAAACAGAAAATAGTAAATTAGGCGACGATAATGAACTTGACAAAAAGGCAAATGTTAAGTCGAAAGAAACTG CATCTTTAGAAGAGGAAAATAGAAGATTAAAAGAAGCTCGTTTGTGTAAAATATGTATGGATCGGGAGGTAGCTATTGTATTTTTGCCATGTGGACATTTAGCAACTTGTGTTTATTGTGCTCCAACGCTTACTTACTGTCCAATGTGTCGACAAGAAATTCGAGCTACCGTTCGTACATTTTTATCATAA
- the LOC100882163 gene encoding baculoviral IAP repeat-containing protein 8 isoform X2 produces the protein MIFYTCFEVIKTKMTGIIKNHIDLGGESNFKTSANSHLTSVPLSVTPHVITDEVDNVDYRFEEARLQSFENWPISYIEPKKLAAAGFYYTGEGDKVRCFECQVEICQWVEGDNPMVDHQRWSARCRFIRKMHCGNVPIGVDPSTVLPPRPRSRDVCGPYGIEYRPTSGPDNHNFSSELQLPSTAKLSCLGLGRPKGPVHPEYASYDARLRTFETWPKSMPQTKEQLADAGFYYIGKGDQTLCYHCGGGLKDWEPEDDPWEQHAKWFSKCYYLLMVQGQDYVNKITGQHISPPSKEETMQMNLPSFIKKVQPVTVETEKKEEVESNPGPSSQNVGSQDSGIESIGSHTESIKGSTEDLSNSKTQNNKPIDDARMCKICYNGELGVVFLPCGHIVACVKCAPGMTTCAVCREPVTMTVRAFFS, from the exons ATGAtattttatacat GTTTTGAGgtaataaaaactaaaatgaCTGGAATCATAAAGAATCACATAGACTTGGGAGGCGAATCAAACTTTAAAACTTCAGCAAATTCACATTTAACATCAGTACCACTCTCTGTAACGCCTCATGTGATAACCGATGAAGTAGATAATGTTGACTACCGTTTTGAAGAAGCTAGATTACAAAGCTTTGAAAATTGGCCTATATCATATATTGAACCCAAGAAATTAGCAGCTGCTGGATTTTATTATACAGGTGAAGGTGATAAAGTAAGGTGTTTTGAATGTCAAGTGGAAATATGCCAATGGGTAGAAGGTGATAACCCTATGGTTGATCATCAACGTTGGTCAGCAAGGTGTAGATTTATTCGTAAAATGCATTGTGGTAATGTACCAATTGGAGTAGATCCCAGTACAGTTTTACCACCTAGGCCAAGAAGCAGAGATGTGTGTGGTCCTTATGGCATAGAATATCGACCTACATCTGGTCCTGATAATCACAATTTCTCTAGTGAACTACAACTACCTAGCACTGCTAAACTTAGTTGTTTAGGTTTGGGTAGACCTAAAGGACCAGTGCACCCTGAATATGCTAGCTATGATGCTAGACTTCGTACATTCGAAACATGGCCAAAATCTATGCCACAGACAAAAGAACAATTAGCAGATGCTGGTTTTTATTATATTGGTAAAGGTGACCAAACCTTATGTTATCACTGTGGAGGTGGCTTAAAGGATTGGGAACCAGAAGATGATCCATGGGAACAACATGCAAAATGGTTTTCTaagtgttattatttattaatggtTCAAGGACAagattatgtaaataaaataactggTCAACATATATCTCCACCATCTAAAGAA GAAACAATGCAAATGAATTTACCTAGTTTTATTAAGAAGGTTCAACCAGTCACTGTAGAAAcagagaaaaaagaagaagtagAAAGCAATCCTGGACCAAGTTCCCAAAATGTTGGTTCACAAGATAGTGGAATAGAAAGTATTGGAAGCCACACAGAATCTATAAAAGGAAGCACAGAAGATTTATCAAATTCAAAGACACAAAATAATAAACCGATTGATGATGCAAGGATgtgtaaaatttgttataatggAGAATTAGGAGTGGTATTTCTACCATGTGGACATATAGTTGCTTGTGTTAAGTGTGCTCCTGGAATGACAACTTGTGCAGTATGTAGAGAGCCTGTTACTATGACTGTGCGAGCCTTCTTCTCATAG
- the LOC100882163 gene encoding baculoviral IAP repeat-containing protein 8 isoform X3, whose protein sequence is MTGIIKNHIDLGGESNFKTSANSHLTSVPLSVTPHVITDEVDNVDYRFEEARLQSFENWPISYIEPKKLAAAGFYYTGEGDKVRCFECQVEICQWVEGDNPMVDHQRWSARCRFIRKMHCGNVPIGVDPSTVLPPRPRSRDVCGPYGIEYRPTSGPDNHNFSSELQLPSTAKLSCLGLGRPKGPVHPEYASYDARLRTFETWPKSMPQTKEQLADAGFYYIGKGDQTLCYHCGGGLKDWEPEDDPWEQHAKWFSKCYYLLMVQGQDYVNKITGQHISPPSKEETMQMNLPSFIKKVQPVTVETEKKEEVESNPGPSSQNVGSQDSGIESIGSHTESIKGSTEDLSNSKTQNNKPIDDARMCKICYNGELGVVFLPCGHIVACVKCAPGMTTCAVCREPVTMTVRAFFS, encoded by the exons atgaCTGGAATCATAAAGAATCACATAGACTTGGGAGGCGAATCAAACTTTAAAACTTCAGCAAATTCACATTTAACATCAGTACCACTCTCTGTAACGCCTCATGTGATAACCGATGAAGTAGATAATGTTGACTACCGTTTTGAAGAAGCTAGATTACAAAGCTTTGAAAATTGGCCTATATCATATATTGAACCCAAGAAATTAGCAGCTGCTGGATTTTATTATACAGGTGAAGGTGATAAAGTAAGGTGTTTTGAATGTCAAGTGGAAATATGCCAATGGGTAGAAGGTGATAACCCTATGGTTGATCATCAACGTTGGTCAGCAAGGTGTAGATTTATTCGTAAAATGCATTGTGGTAATGTACCAATTGGAGTAGATCCCAGTACAGTTTTACCACCTAGGCCAAGAAGCAGAGATGTGTGTGGTCCTTATGGCATAGAATATCGACCTACATCTGGTCCTGATAATCACAATTTCTCTAGTGAACTACAACTACCTAGCACTGCTAAACTTAGTTGTTTAGGTTTGGGTAGACCTAAAGGACCAGTGCACCCTGAATATGCTAGCTATGATGCTAGACTTCGTACATTCGAAACATGGCCAAAATCTATGCCACAGACAAAAGAACAATTAGCAGATGCTGGTTTTTATTATATTGGTAAAGGTGACCAAACCTTATGTTATCACTGTGGAGGTGGCTTAAAGGATTGGGAACCAGAAGATGATCCATGGGAACAACATGCAAAATGGTTTTCTaagtgttattatttattaatggtTCAAGGACAagattatgtaaataaaataactggTCAACATATATCTCCACCATCTAAAGAA GAAACAATGCAAATGAATTTACCTAGTTTTATTAAGAAGGTTCAACCAGTCACTGTAGAAAcagagaaaaaagaagaagtagAAAGCAATCCTGGACCAAGTTCCCAAAATGTTGGTTCACAAGATAGTGGAATAGAAAGTATTGGAAGCCACACAGAATCTATAAAAGGAAGCACAGAAGATTTATCAAATTCAAAGACACAAAATAATAAACCGATTGATGATGCAAGGATgtgtaaaatttgttataatggAGAATTAGGAGTGGTATTTCTACCATGTGGACATATAGTTGCTTGTGTTAAGTGTGCTCCTGGAATGACAACTTGTGCAGTATGTAGAGAGCCTGTTACTATGACTGTGCGAGCCTTCTTCTCATAG
- the LOC100882163 gene encoding death-associated inhibitor of apoptosis 1 isoform X1, whose protein sequence is MFVYSLHNCSNIGFEVIKTKMTGIIKNHIDLGGESNFKTSANSHLTSVPLSVTPHVITDEVDNVDYRFEEARLQSFENWPISYIEPKKLAAAGFYYTGEGDKVRCFECQVEICQWVEGDNPMVDHQRWSARCRFIRKMHCGNVPIGVDPSTVLPPRPRSRDVCGPYGIEYRPTSGPDNHNFSSELQLPSTAKLSCLGLGRPKGPVHPEYASYDARLRTFETWPKSMPQTKEQLADAGFYYIGKGDQTLCYHCGGGLKDWEPEDDPWEQHAKWFSKCYYLLMVQGQDYVNKITGQHISPPSKEETMQMNLPSFIKKVQPVTVETEKKEEVESNPGPSSQNVGSQDSGIESIGSHTESIKGSTEDLSNSKTQNNKPIDDARMCKICYNGELGVVFLPCGHIVACVKCAPGMTTCAVCREPVTMTVRAFFS, encoded by the exons ATGTTCGTTTACAGTCTTCACAATTGTTCTAATATCG GTTTTGAGgtaataaaaactaaaatgaCTGGAATCATAAAGAATCACATAGACTTGGGAGGCGAATCAAACTTTAAAACTTCAGCAAATTCACATTTAACATCAGTACCACTCTCTGTAACGCCTCATGTGATAACCGATGAAGTAGATAATGTTGACTACCGTTTTGAAGAAGCTAGATTACAAAGCTTTGAAAATTGGCCTATATCATATATTGAACCCAAGAAATTAGCAGCTGCTGGATTTTATTATACAGGTGAAGGTGATAAAGTAAGGTGTTTTGAATGTCAAGTGGAAATATGCCAATGGGTAGAAGGTGATAACCCTATGGTTGATCATCAACGTTGGTCAGCAAGGTGTAGATTTATTCGTAAAATGCATTGTGGTAATGTACCAATTGGAGTAGATCCCAGTACAGTTTTACCACCTAGGCCAAGAAGCAGAGATGTGTGTGGTCCTTATGGCATAGAATATCGACCTACATCTGGTCCTGATAATCACAATTTCTCTAGTGAACTACAACTACCTAGCACTGCTAAACTTAGTTGTTTAGGTTTGGGTAGACCTAAAGGACCAGTGCACCCTGAATATGCTAGCTATGATGCTAGACTTCGTACATTCGAAACATGGCCAAAATCTATGCCACAGACAAAAGAACAATTAGCAGATGCTGGTTTTTATTATATTGGTAAAGGTGACCAAACCTTATGTTATCACTGTGGAGGTGGCTTAAAGGATTGGGAACCAGAAGATGATCCATGGGAACAACATGCAAAATGGTTTTCTaagtgttattatttattaatggtTCAAGGACAagattatgtaaataaaataactggTCAACATATATCTCCACCATCTAAAGAA GAAACAATGCAAATGAATTTACCTAGTTTTATTAAGAAGGTTCAACCAGTCACTGTAGAAAcagagaaaaaagaagaagtagAAAGCAATCCTGGACCAAGTTCCCAAAATGTTGGTTCACAAGATAGTGGAATAGAAAGTATTGGAAGCCACACAGAATCTATAAAAGGAAGCACAGAAGATTTATCAAATTCAAAGACACAAAATAATAAACCGATTGATGATGCAAGGATgtgtaaaatttgttataatggAGAATTAGGAGTGGTATTTCTACCATGTGGACATATAGTTGCTTGTGTTAAGTGTGCTCCTGGAATGACAACTTGTGCAGTATGTAGAGAGCCTGTTACTATGACTGTGCGAGCCTTCTTCTCATAG